In the genome of Phragmites australis chromosome 9, lpPhrAust1.1, whole genome shotgun sequence, the window CTACTTTATTTTTCTGTACTTTATGTAGTTTTAGAAtagttcttcgctgctacttCTAATCTCacaatttaaataataattctGTGTCAATTTACTCGTAAATAATCCCGATAACGATCTTTAAAATTGTCGGTCAAAattctttgcttttttttttcttccaacaCTCTTTTGCAACACTGTCACTCCCTGCGTCCACGCATTCAAGCAGAAGAAACAATGGAAATGGAAGCGGGAAATTCTTTAATGCGAGAACCGAAGGGTTGTCGCGGCGACCGAGGCGGGCCCATTATTGCCCACTCATCTCGTAGGCTGAACTACAAGGGAGTAGAGTAGAGGACGCCATTATTAATCGGAGCAACTATCCAATCCGCGAAAGCAAGACGAGGAGGCAGGAGCGACGCACCGGTTAAATTTTACCGaaccctcttctctctctctcctgcctaGCTAACCAAGCTACGCTAGCGGCGGAAGCAGTGGGAAGCTACAGCGGCCGATGCCCCTTTTCGCGCCCATCGAGGCGTCGTCCACGCGGCCATCCGCACCAAGAAGTCGCCTTGCAGTAAGGCGTGGAGCCCGAGCAATGGCGGGTGGTCTGGACCGATCCGTGGATCTGTAAGGTGCGGTGACGGTGCGGGCGTGGTGCGTGATGGGATCTGGAAGCAGCAAGAGCACCTCGTCATCGTCGTCctcggcggcgggcggcgaggTTAAGAGGGGGAATGGGAGCGGGAAGgggcggagggggaggagccTGCTGCCGCTGCCGAGCTCCTGCTTCCGCGGCGTCACGGAGCCGTGCGAAGGCGACGCTTCTGCTGCCCCGGCGGCGGTTCAGGTAAGGGCGCTCCCGCTCCGTTTCCTTTGCGTTGGGGTGCTGAGAATCTGCCCGTCTTTGAATGCCGTGAGCCCGTGAATCGGGCGAGGGAAGTGTGTTTCCATAAACACAATCCGAATATGTGGTAGATCTCGTCATTGTGAATTGATTACTTCGCGCACTGAGCGTACTAGTCTCGGTTTGGGGGGCAGCATTTCTGTGGGATTGGAGATTGTTCGATGGGGTCCATTCGTGGCCTCATAATTTCGTTTCAAAGTTCAATAACTGAATTCTGACATTTTTGAGGGAATAAGTGAATCCTGATTTTGTTGGATGTACCACAAAAGTTCTTCTCTTTGATGGACTGTTTGGTTTGAAATATGTCAGATATTGGAATAGTTGGTGAGCTGGGAGTTTACGAATTTTAACTTCTGAATGAATCACTAAAATGTATTTTGATTTATGAATGAATGATACAACTTGTTCGAACTAAAAAGGTTTATTCTCTTGAAACTGTGTTAAAATTAGAAGATGTGCAGTTTCCTGAGTTGGATCTCTCATTATAGTTAAAATGTTAATGATGCATTTGCATGTTTCCAATCTAGCAAGGGAGGGGAGACTGCAAGCCTGCCTGCACTCACTCACGCTGAAAAGTCCGATGAAGATGCTCTCGCAATGCCTAAATCTCCCCCAGGTGAAGGGACAGCGGCTTCATCAGATGGTGAGAGAGACCGAGATGATGATGTGCTACACAATGCTGCTGCTACCAGCACATCAGCAGCAGCCAATCAATTGCCAAATCTTTCTGACAGGTCAAGGCCACCTTTTAGTGTCAACTTTGGGTTGAGTAGAGCTGTCAGCTTGGGATCATCGGTAGCCTGCTCTATTCTGTCATCTGGCCTCTCCACTTCAGCTAATCAAGGTGAAGAGCGTGGAAATGAGGATGATTCTTCTGATGCAGGCATCTCACAACAAGGTGGTGCACTGACTGCTGGGATTGATTCGACTCTGGATATTCTTAGAGATAGTGTCACAGCACAAGCTAGAGCGGCTCGTCAGGCTAGGAGAAATTTGCTAGAATCTGAAGATGCCAACTTGAGGAATTCCTACAGAAGGACGGGACCTCAGGAACCTTTTGAAGGCAGTGTTCGATTTAGCCGAACATTAAGCGTCGGGCGGCTTCGTGACAGAGTTCTCAGGAGGACTCCATTCTCAGATGGTTTATTTACTCCTTCATTTCTCTATGATAGGGCAGTATGGCCATCAGGAAATGCTAGTGCTAGGCAAGATTCAGCAATGATGCAGAGGACTTATTCAGACCGAAGTTCAGAACTGCGATCTGATTCTAACTCTGAGACTCTGAGAGAGGCCAGTAATCGGGATCTACTGGAGCGCAGATCAACTTTTcttgagaggaggaggaggatacgATCTCAGGTGATCTGGAGTTCAACTATTTTTTGCCTTGCTTATTACCTCTGCATATTATAACTTTTTCTTTCTGAACAGGTCAGAGCT includes:
- the LOC133928813 gene encoding uncharacterized protein LOC133928813 isoform X3, yielding MGSGSSKSTSSSSSSAAGGEVKRGNGSGKGRRGRSLLPLPSSCFRGVTEPCEGDASAAPAAVQGGETASLPALTHAEKSDEDALAMPKSPPGEGTAASSDGERDRDDDVLHNAAATSTSAAANQLPNLSDRSRPPFSVNFGLSRAVSLGSSVACSILSSGLSTSANQGEERGNEDDSSDAGISQQGGALTAGIDSTLDILRDSVTAQARAARQARRNLLESEDANLRNSYRRTGPQEPFEGSVRFSRTLSVGRLRDRVLRRTPFSDGLFTPSFLYDRAVWPSGNASARQDSAMMQRTYSDRSSELRSDSNSETLREASNRDLLERRSTFLERRRRIRSQVRALQRLGSRFENLSGHERSCILSGQHRTGNCNCRTSNRSGNPDEESSTRASISRIVMLAEALFEVLDEIHQQSAALSSSRPSSSSIGSVPAPREIVECLPVKVYRKPLKYQTEEAAQCYICLVEYEEGDCVRILPCNHEFHLTCVDKWLKEIHRVCPLCRGDVCRSDASSIGKVG
- the LOC133928813 gene encoding uncharacterized protein LOC133928813 isoform X1; translated protein: MGSGSSKSTSSSSSSAAGGEVKRGNGSGKGRRGRSLLPLPSSCFRGVTEPCEGDASAAPAAVQGGETASLPALTHAEKSDEDALAMPKSPPGEGTAASSDGERDRDDDVLHNAAATSTSAAANQLPNLSDRSRPPFSVNFGLSRAVSLGSSVACSILSSGLSTSANQGEERGNEDDSSDAGISQQGGALTAGIDSTLDILRDSVTAQARAARQARRNLLESEDANLRNSYRRTGPQEPFEGSVRFSRTLSVGRLRDRVLRRTPFSDGLFTPSFLYDRAVWPSGNASARQDSAMMQRTYSDRSSELRSDSNSETLREASNRDLLERRSTFLERRRRIRSQVRALQRLGSRFENLSGHERSCILSGQHRTGNCNCRTSNRSGNPDEESSTRASISRIVMLAEALFEVLDEIHQQSAALSSSRPSSSSIGSVPAPREIVECLPVKVYRKPLKYQTEEAAQCYICLVEYEEGDCVRILPCNHEFHLTCVDKWLKEIHRPWFLSRHLGDKALPDGKASPTPYQKQWNEGERKSGRGWNQPAKPSSSRLPHPRRL
- the LOC133928813 gene encoding uncharacterized protein LOC133928813 isoform X2, yielding MGAGRGGGGGACCRCRAPASAASRSRAKATLLLPRRRFSKGGETASLPALTHAEKSDEDALAMPKSPPGEGTAASSDGERDRDDDVLHNAAATSTSAAANQLPNLSDRSRPPFSVNFGLSRAVSLGSSVACSILSSGLSTSANQGEERGNEDDSSDAGISQQGGALTAGIDSTLDILRDSVTAQARAARQARRNLLESEDANLRNSYRRTGPQEPFEGSVRFSRTLSVGRLRDRVLRRTPFSDGLFTPSFLYDRAVWPSGNASARQDSAMMQRTYSDRSSELRSDSNSETLREASNRDLLERRSTFLERRRRIRSQVRALQRLGSRFENLSGHERSCILSGQHRTGNCNCRTSNRSGNPDEESSTRASISRIVMLAEALFEVLDEIHQQSAALSSSRPSSSSIGSVPAPREIVECLPVKVYRKPLKYQTEEAAQCYICLVEYEEGDCVRILPCNHEFHLTCVDKWLKEIHRPWFLSRHLGDKALPDGKASPTPYQKQWNEGERKSGRGWNQPAKPSSSRLPHPRRL